In Trifolium pratense cultivar HEN17-A07 linkage group LG7, ARS_RC_1.1, whole genome shotgun sequence, a genomic segment contains:
- the LOC123898058 gene encoding pentatricopeptide repeat-containing protein At3g56030, mitochondrial-like: MGIRNLCNSRRFFTIPHFFTKTPFLTKPFSSIHFHSPNSLLFSIGSSPFCFFKNPFDGSNIYFNLGFQFHTSRYFCSYPYSSYKNKPYATSKQVSEIIALIIEGVNDLEYRLNMLNVSLSMASVIYIFDKLASERVSALMFFHWLNVSHPELCCDPDIGGCVVDNCGLLGNFEAMVPIFNEFNLKRMCLGRRAFRFLVILRFDEDSRMECVRRIVNVLNEVGGVCQSSGFKVLIEILSFSGNFDTVEFVIGEAGRHVNRYNYLLRMMCKRGDYEKVGDLVEKMKRCGVEPNGSTYNMLVSCLFKIGNFAEACQVLETMEKENGLSYDFTFDTIVRLLCKHGQIDLALTFTDKMTLKGIEPCSLTHAAVIKCYFEQGKYDEAHKYVVDSACKGSYSSNENYTLLASLHLKKGSVLHSQKILHEMMDRGLKPNYSVYMKIRKCLEKKNKADMSWELSRKYLSLIET; encoded by the coding sequence ATGGGAATTCGAAACCTCTGCAACAGTCGCAGGTTTTTCACAATTCCTCATTTCTTCACAAAAACCCCATTTTTAACCAAACCCTTTTCCTCCATCCATTTCCACTCACCAAATTCCCTTCTTTTCTCAATTGGGTCTTCCCCATTTTGCTTTTTCAAAAACCCTTTTGATGGTTCCAACATATACTTCAACCTTGGTTTTCAATTTCATACTTCAAGGTATTTTTGTTCTTACCCTTATTCTTCTTATAAGAATAAACCATATGCTACTTCAAAACAAGTTTCTGAAATCATTGCATTGATTATTGAAGGTGTGAATGATTTGGAATATAGGTTAAATATGTTGAATGTGTCTTTATCTATGGCAtcagttatttatatttttgataaattagCAAGTGAAAGAGTTTCAGCATTGATGTTTTTTCATTGGCTTAATGTTTCACATCCTGAGCTTTGTTGTGATCCTGACATAGGTGGTTGTGTTGTTGATAATTGTGGGTTGTTGGGAAATTTTGAGGCAATGGTTCCTATTTTTAATGAGTTTAACCTAAAAAGGATGTGTTTGGGGAGAAGGGCATTTAGGTTTTTGGTTATTTTAAGGTTTGATGAAGATTCTAGAATGGAATGTGTGAGAAGAATTGTGAATGTTCTTAATGAGGTTGGTGGTGTGTGTCAAAGTTCTGGTTTTAAGGTTTTGATAGAGATTTTGAGTTTTTCGGGTAATTTTGATACAGTGGAGTTTGTGATAGGAGAAGCTGGGAGGCACGTGAATCGTTATAACTATTTATTGAGGATGATGTGCAAGAGAGGTGATTACGAGAAAGTAGGCGATTTAGTAGAGAAGATGAAGAGATGTGGTGTTGAACCGAATGGAAGTACTTACAATATGTTGGTTAGTTGTTTATTCAAGATTGGTAATTTTGCCGAGGCTTGTCAAGTTCTTGAAACTATGGAAAAAGAAAATGGTTTATCGTACGATTTTACGTTTGATACTATTGTAAGATTACTATGTAAACATGGACAGATTGATTTAGCTTTGACGTTTACCGATAAAATGACTTTGAAGGGTATTGAACCTTGTAGTTTAACTCATGCTGCGGTGATAAAGTGTTATTTTGAACAGGGTAAATACGATGAAGCGCACAAGTATGTGGTTGATTCTGCTTGTAAGGGTAGCTATTCCAGTAATGAAAACTACACTTTACTGGCTTCTCTTCATTTAAAGAAAGGAAGTGTTCTACATTCCCAAAAGATTCTTCATGAGATGATGGATAGAGGTCTTAAACCTAATTATTCGGTGTATATGAAGATAAGAAAGTgtcttgaaaagaaaaataaagcaGATATGTCTTGGGAATTATCAAGAAAATACTTGTCCTTGATTGAAACGTGA